Proteins encoded within one genomic window of Mya arenaria isolate MELC-2E11 chromosome 13, ASM2691426v1:
- the LOC128214771 gene encoding tyrosine-protein kinase SRK2-like — MGCDESKPKMDTSESMFSDIKGRSEENGDKPRGKNYYTNPPVNLPQPGENSDAEGGSGGGKRVFALYDYDARTQDDLTFRKGDVLELIECRTDDNEDWCFARHIYPKYNNLQKEGYVPRTYVALEESLESHDWFFGRVTRKEAERNLLTKDNPVGAFLVRESESCPGSYALSIRDYDQNMANPDCAKHYKLRNMDGGGVYIVKRRQFKSMMELVDHYKVQADGICGSLVAPCSRAAPVMVDLSRDTKDAWEIDRNSLQLSQRLGAGQFGEVWKGIWNNTTDVAIKTLKAGTMKKEAFLAEAQIMKQCRHDKLVRLYAICSKEEPIYIVTELLNDSLLNYLREGEGRYIEFPDMVDYAEQIAAGMSYLERNKLIHRDLAARNVLVGANGICKIADFGLARIIEDDEYNPKHGFKFPVKWTAPEAANYMRFTIKSDVWSYGILLTEITTHGQVPYPGMTNKEVLQHIAYGYRMPKPLECSDAMYEIMLKCWDKREENRPTFEFMEFFFDDYFANTELEI, encoded by the exons ATGGGGTGTGATGAATCCAAACCCAAGATGGACACATCGGAGTCGATGTTCTCCGATATTAAAGGAAGGAGCGAGGAAAACGGGGACAAACCACGTGGGAAAAACTACTACACCAACCCCCCAGTTAATCTACCACAGCCTGGGGAGAACTCTGATGCTGAGG GAGGCAGTGGCGGAGGGAAACGTGTTTTCGCGCTTTATGACTATGATGCCCGAACACAAGATGACCTCACATTCCGGAAAGGCGACGTTCTCGAACTTATAGAGTGCAGAACTGACGA CAATGAGGACTGGTGCTTCGCGCGACATATATATCCAAAATATAACAATCTCCAGAAGGAGGGTTACGTGCCACGGACCTATGTTGCATTGGAGGAAAGTCTAGAGTCACATGA CTGGTTTTTCGGACGGGTGACACGTAAGGAGGCAGAGAGAAACTTGTTGACGAAGGACAACCCTGTTGGAGCTTTCCTTGTACGGGAGAGCGAGAGTTGTCCGG GGAGCTATGCGTTGTCCATTCGAGACTATGACCAAAACATGGCCAATCCGGATTGCGCCAAACATTACAAGCTTCGCAACATGGATGGAGGCGGAGTGTACATTGTCAAAAGACGACAGTTCAAGAGTATGATGGAACTTGTGGACCACTATAAAG TGCAAGCGGATGGTATATGCGGGTCACTGGTAGCACCGTGCTCTCGAGCTGCCCCGGTAATGGTCGATTTGAGTCGGGACACTAAGGACGCGTGGGAGATTGACAGGAACTCGCTCCAGCTGTCACAGAGGCTTGGAGCTGGTCAGTTCGGGGAGGTCTGGAAAG GAATATGGAACAACACAACAGATGTCGCTATAAAAACTCTAAAGGCAGGCACAATGAAAAAGGAGGCCTTTCTTGCCGAGGCCCAGATTATGAAGCAGTGTCGCCATGACAAACTTGTGCGTCTGTACGCCATTTGCTCGAAGGAGGAGCCGATTTACATTGTGACTGAGCTCCTCAATGACAGTCTGCTAAACTACCTGCGGGAAGGAGAAGGACGATACATAGAATTCCCCGATATGGTGGACTACGCAGAACAG ATTGCTGCAGGAATGTCTTATCTGGAAAGGAATAAGCTTATCCATAGAGATTTAGCAGCAAGAAATGTCCTTGTTGGTGCAAATGGTATTTGCAAAATTGCCGACTTTGGTCTTGCGCGGATAATTGAGGATGACGAATACAATCCTAAACATG GATTTAAGTTCCCGGTCAAGTGGACGGCCCCAGAGGCGGCTAATTACATGCGTTTCACGATAAAGTCAGACGTGTGGTCATACGGCATTCTGCTCACGGAAATTACAACACATGGACAAGTACCATACCCAG GCATGACTAACAAAGAAGTTCTACAACACATCGCCTACGGCTACCGCATGCCTAAACCGCTGGAATGCTCCGACGCCATGTACGAAATAATGCTCAAGTGCTGGGATAAACGTGAGGAAAATCGACCAACTTTTGAATTCATGGAGTTCTTCTTCGATGACTATTTTGCCAATACAGAACTCGAAATATAA
- the LOC128215029 gene encoding protein GVQW3-like, whose protein sequence is MASSDRIEARAVIKLCSELGKTPTQTYNMIQTTSVKNSVSRSLVFEWHRRFRDGRESLKDDEGRERKKKYGATLVTSIADALVKDRRLKARTLSEMFDVGYGTIHRILTEDIQMSKVHARWVPCLLKDHEKELRVRDSRSFLRRYKREGDGFLSRNITTD, encoded by the exons ATGGCGTCATCAGATCGCATTGAAGCTCGGGCAGTTATAAAGTTATGTAGTGAATTAGGGAAAACGCCGACACAAACCTACAATATGATACAGACGACAAGTGTAAAGAACAGTGTCAGTCGCAGTCTGGTTTTTGAATGGCATCGGCGTTTCCGCGACGGCAGAGAGAGCCTTAAAGATGATGAGGgtagagaaagaaaaaagaaatacggTGCGACGTTGGTGACGTCAATCGCTGACGCATTAGTAAAGGACCGACGGTTAAAGGCCAGGACGTTGTCGGAGATGTTCGACGTTGGCTATGGAACAATTCATAGAATACTTACTGAGGATATACAAATGTCGAAG GTTCATGCACGCTGGGTTCCATGCCTGTTAAAAGACCATGAAAAAGAACTCCGTGTCCGTGATTCTAGATCTTTCCTTCGAAGGTATAAGCGGGAGGGAGACGGTTTTCTTAGTAGGAATATAACAACAGACTAG